A region of Takifugu flavidus isolate HTHZ2018 chromosome 2, ASM371156v2, whole genome shotgun sequence DNA encodes the following proteins:
- the LOC130521728 gene encoding UDP-glucuronosyltransferase 2A2-like produces MSFFERIQNVLMFGFLQYQMHWNVAPTFEGLLKKYFGPGTDYISLFQAADLWLMRVDFVFEYPRPTMPNVVYIGGFQCKPAKPLPEHLEEFVQSSGEHGVIIMSLGTFIAELPQDLADQIAAAFAKMPQKVIWRYKGAKPATLGNNTLLVDWMPQNDLLGHPKTKLFVAHGGTNGVQEALYHGVPIIGLPLIYDQNDNINRLEVRGAGKVLDFYTMTEEIFSLGIQEVLNDPSYRMNMQRLSRLHRDAPMKPMDSALFWIEFVMRHKGAAHLRTESYRLPWYSYHSVDVMLPPGRIDSIRT; encoded by the coding sequence ATGAGCTTTTTTGAGAGAATCCAGAATGTGCTTATGTTTGGGTTCTTGCAATATCAAATGCACTGGAATGTCGCACCAACCTTTGAAGGCTTACTTAAAAAATATTTCGGTCCAGGCACCGACTACATCTCCCTGTTTCAAGCTGCTGACCTGTGGCTGATGAGAGTGGACTTTGTGTTTGAGTATCCCCGTCCCACCATGCCTAATGTCGTCTATATTGGAGGGTTCCAGTGTAAACCTGCCAAGCCTTTACCTGAACACCTGGAAGAGTTTGTGCAGAGTTCAGGAGAACACGGAGTCATCATCATGTCTCTGGGGACTTTCATTGCTGAGCTTCCTCAGGATCTGGCTGATCAGATCGCTGCAGCTTTTGCTAAAATGCCTCAGAAGGTCATCTGGAGATACAAGGGTGCCAAACCAGCAACTCTGGGCAACAACACTTTACTGGTGGACTGGATGCCACAGAATGATCTCTTAGGACATcccaaaacaaagctgtttgtgGCTCATGGAGGAACGAACGGGGTTCAGGAAGCTCTCTATCACGGAGTCCCCATCATTGGACTTCCTCTGATTTATGATCAAAATGATAATATAAATAGACTTGAAGTGAGGGGTGCAGGGAAGGTCCTGGATTTTTATACTATGACTGAAGAGATCTTCTCTCTAGGTATTCAGGAAGTTTTAAACGATCCCTCCTACAGGATGAacatgcagaggctctccagactGCACAGAGACGCGCCGATGAAGCCGATggacagcgccctcttctggatagagtttgtcatgagacacaaaggtgcagctcacctgaggacTGAGTCCTACAGGCTGCCCTGGTATTCCTATCACTCTGTAGACGTGATGCTCCCACCAGGGAGGATTGATTCTATCAGAACTTAG
- the LOC130521727 gene encoding uncharacterized protein LOC130521727, translating to MEPTMQWFSKLIDLFSKSLLVSNVAFGFILMGLQKLLEMEFKCPCSPKWNILLSSLFFIIPAFMAFILMLIIQGRRHKELILKFIAQGCKCDEFILKLNDKRCSCDEKTLKLINQRCSCDESQFTLNTQEGKCDEFILKSITERCSCDESTLKLITQGCSCDESKFTFNMQGCKCGKSIFTQGRVKWFKKTVSSFVPAIVWLMLLFFDGQYFTCAMTDWKGRFVLIDKAAPQKWCEPISEGDVTPQELMLRTQEWIAMSQVIGTIFLLVISMGLTVYLIRECRQEKKKLRFRMAPGTPPETT from the exons ATGGAACCTACAATGCAATGGTTTTCCAAGCTGATAGATCTATTTAGCAAGAGTCTTCTTGTGTCAAATGTGGCTTTTGGGTTTATCCTCATGGGACtacagaagctgctggagatggaGTTTAAGTGTCCTTGCAGTCCTAAATGGAACATACTGTTGTCATCATTATTCTTCATCATTCCCGCCTTCATGGCCTTCATCTTGATGTTGATCATTCAAGGACGCCGACATAAAGAGTTAATCCTAAAGTTTATCGCTCAAGGATGCAAATGTGATGAGTTCATTTTGAAGTTGAACGATAAAAGATGCAGCTGTGATGAGAAGACCTTGAAGTTGATCAATCAAAGATGCAGCTGTGATGAGTCCCAATTTACGTTGAACACTCAAGAAGGCAAATGTGATGAGTTCATTTTGAAGTCGATCACTGAAAGATGCAGCTGTGATGAGTCCACCTTGAAGTTGATCACTCAAGGATGCAGCTGTGATGAGTCCAAATTTACCTTCAACATGCAAGGATGCAAATGTGGCAAGTCCATATTTACTCAAGGACGTGTTAAGTGGTTCAAGAAGACTGTGTCCAGTTTCGTGCCTGCTATCGTGTGGCTGATGTTGTTGTTCTTCGACGGCCAGTACTTCACCTGTGCTATGACAGACTGGAAGGGTAGATTTGTGCTCATTGACAAGGCAGCTCCGCAGAAGTGGTGTGAGCCAATTAGTGAAGGAGATGTCACCCCACAAGAGCTGATGCTCCGCACACAAGAGTGGATTGCTATGTCTCAG GTTATTGGCACAATCTTCCTTCTCGTCATCTCTATGGGTCTCACAGTGTACCTAATCAGAGAATGTCgccaagagaagaagaagctcaGGTTCAGGATGGCCCCAGGAACTCCTCCTGAGACCACTTAA
- the LOC130517841 gene encoding LOW QUALITY PROTEIN: UDP-glucuronosyltransferase 2A2-like (The sequence of the model RefSeq protein was modified relative to this genomic sequence to represent the inferred CDS: deleted 1 base in 1 codon; substituted 1 base at 1 genomic stop codon), whose amino-acid sequence MRVDFVFEYPRPTMPNVVYMGGFQCKPPSLYLNTWKSLCRVQENTESSSCLGTFIAELPQDLADQIAAAFAKMPQKVIWXYKGAKPATLGNNTLLVDWMPQNDLLGHPKTKLFVAHGGTNGVQEALYHGVPITELSLIFDQPDNVHRFEVRGAGKLLDFFFYDEEIFFQGIQEVSSNSSYRMNMQRLSRLHRDAPMKPIDSSLFWIEFVMRHKGAAHLRTESYRLPWYSYHSVDVMLFLAGITLLIFMTFAALVRCLCSRCARAKSKRD is encoded by the exons ATGAGAGTGGACTTTGTGTTTGAGTATCCCCGTCCCACCATGCCTAATGTCGTCTATATGGGAGGGTTCCAGTGTAAACCGCCAAGCCTTTACCTGAACACCTGGAAGAGTTTGTGCAGAGTTCAGGAGAACACGGAGTCATCATCATGTCTGGGGACTTTCATTGCTGAGCTTCCTCAGGATCTGGCTGATCAGATTGCTGCAGCTTTTGCTAAAATGCCTCAGAAGGTCATCTGGTGATACAAGGGTGCCAAACCAGCAACTCTGGGCAACAACACTTTACTGGTGGACTGGATGCCACAGAATGATCTCTTAGGACATcccaaaacaaagctgtttgtgGCTCATGGAGGAACGAACGGGGTTCAGGAAGCTCTCTATCACGGAGTTCCCATCACTGAACTTTCTCTGATTTTTGATCAACCTGATAATGTGCATAGATTTGAAGTGAGGGGTGCAGGGAAgctcctggatttttttttctatgac GAAGAGATCTTCTTTCAAGGTATTCAGGAAGTTTCAAGCAATTCCTCCTACAGGATGAacatgcagaggctctccagactGCACAGAGACGCGCCGATGAAGCCGATAGACAGCTCCCTCTTCTGGATAGAGtttgtcatgagacacaaaggtgcagctcacctgaggacTGAGTCCTACAGGCTGCCCTGGTATTCCTATCACTCTGTAGACGTGATGCTCTTCTTAGCTGGAATCACGCTGCTCATTTTCATGACCTTTGCTGCTCTAGTACGATGCTTGTGTTCTAGATGTGCGAGAGCAAAAAGTAAgcgtgattaa
- the LOC130521725 gene encoding uncharacterized protein LOC130521725 isoform X2, whose protein sequence is MGLEKLVELEFECPCNPTWNKRLSSAFFIVSTIMAFILMFIIQGFRRKELILKLTTRGCKCDEFILKLNDKRCSCDEKTLKLIDQRCSCDKSQFTLNTQEGKCDVLIFKSITERCSCEKSTLKLITQGCSCDESTVTLITQECKCGKSKFTQGWDECIKKTFTSFVAAFVWLILLFLDGQYFTCAKTYWEGKFVLVDKAAPQKWCEPISEGNFTRQELMLLSQEWNATSQNTSIVLEQQRS, encoded by the coding sequence ATGGGACTAgagaagctggtggagctggagttTGAGTGTCCTTGCAATCCTACATGGAACAAACGGTTGTCATCAGCATTCTTCATCGTTTCCACCATCATGGCCTTCATCTTGATGTTTATCATTCAAGGATTCAGACGTAAAGAGTTAATCTTAAAGTTGACCACTCGAGGATGCAAATGTGATGAGTTCATTTTGAAGTTGAACGATAAAAGATGCAGCTGTGATGAGAAGACCTTGAAGTTGATCGATCAAAGATGCAGCTGTGACAAGTCCCAATTTACGTTGAACACTCAAGAAGGCAAATGTGACGTCTTAATCTTTAAGTCGATCACTGAAAGATGCAGCTGTGAAAAGTCCACCTTGAAGTTGATCACTCAAGGATGCAGCTGTGATGAGTCCACCGTGACGTTGATCACTCAAGAATGCAAATGTGGCAAGTCCAAATTTACTCAAGGATGGGATGAGTGCATCAAGAAGACTTTCACCAGTTTCGTGGCTGCTTTCGTGTGGCTGATCTTGTTGTTCCTCGACGGCCAGTACTTCACCTGTGCTAAGACATACTGGGAGGGTAAATTTGTGCTCGTTGACAAGGCAGCTCCACAGAAGTGGTGTGAGCCAATTAGTGAAGGAAATTTCACCAGACAAGAGCTGATGCTCCTCTCACAAGAGTGGAATGCTACGTCTCAG